The Pyricularia oryzae 70-15 chromosome 5, whole genome shotgun sequence genome includes a region encoding these proteins:
- a CDS encoding STE/STE7/MEK1 protein kinase: MADPFAPRTMKRRNVKGLALTPAAPKPPPTAENAPIHRDSDQHAQLEIGIEFNLDLRPEDLEVIKDLGSGNGGTVSKVRHIPTNTVMARKVIHVEAKREMRKRIVRELQIMHSCNSEYIVTFYGAFLNENNDVIMCMEYADVGSLDRVSRVFGPIRVDVLGKIAEATLGGLTYLYAKHHIMHRDIKPSNILVNSRGSIKLCDFGVSGELINSIADTFVGTSTYMAPERIQGEKYTVKSDVWSFGLSIMELAIGKFPFAASEQLSDAESAPAGILDLLQQIVHEPAPKLPKSDAFPQILEDMIQKCLYKNPDDRPTPEELFERDPFVQAAKRTPVDLREWAFGLMERDNRKSHLAPQLSPATADLLRSSDSPTATYHGDDRPLETPTSAYRVDPRRGPAEGSAGLADQVDRLYIRD, encoded by the exons ATGGCCGACCCGTTTGCGCCGCGCACCATGAAGCGCAGGAACGTCAAGGGACTCGCCTTGACTCCTGCAGCACCGAAGCCGCCCCCAACCGCGGAGAACGCCCCTATCCACAGAGACTCGGATCAGCATGCACAACTCGAGATTGGTATTGAGTTTAACCTGGACCTCCGCCCCGAGGACTTGGAGGTTATCAAGGATCTCGGTTCTGGTAACGGAGGCACGGTCAGCAAAGTCAGGCATATTCCGACAAACACGGTCATGGCGCGCAAG GTCATACACGTTGAGGCCAAGCGCGAGATGCGGAAGCGCATTGTGCGAGAACTACAGATCATGCACAGTTGCAATTCCGAGTACATCGTCACATTCTATGGTGCTTTCCTCAACGAGAACAACGATGTCATCATGTGTATGGAGTACGCAGATGTTGG GTCACTAGATCGCGTGTCGAGGGTGTTCGGTCCCATAAGAGTTGATGTGCTGGGGAAGATCGCCGAGGCCACCCTCGGAGGCCTAACCTACCTTTACGCAAAACATCACATTATGCATCGTGACATTAAGCCATCGAATATCTTGGTCAACTCCAGGGGATCGATCAAGCTGTGCGACTTTGGTGTGTCGGGAGAACTTATTAACTCGATAGCCGATACGTTTGTCGGCACTTCAACTTACATGGCCCCTGAGAGAATTCAGGGAGAAAAGTACACGGTTAAGTCAGATGTTTGGAGTTTTGGTCTCAGCATTATGGAGCTTGCAATTGGCAAGTTCCCCTTTGCGGCAAGCGAACAGCTTTCAGATGCCGAGTCGGCGCCTGCCGGTATCCTTGATCTTTTGCAGCAGATTGTACACGAGCCGGCACCGAAATTGCCGAAGAGCGATGCTTTCCCCCAAATTCTCGAGGATATGATTCAGAAGTGTCTCTACAAGAACCCGGACGACAGACCAACGCCAGAGGAGCTCTTT GAGCGCGATCCTTTTGTGCAAGCAGCGAAGCGGACGCCTGTCGACCTACGCGAGTGGGCGTTTGGGTTGATGGAGCGGGATAACCGCAAGTCGCACCTTGCGCCGCAGCTCTCGCCGGCGACGGCAGACCTATTACGGTCAAGCGATTCGCCTACGGCGACGTACCACGGCGACGACCGCCCGTTAGAAACCCCTACCTCAG CATATCGAGTCGATCCCCGACGAGGGCCGGCGGAGGGATCGGCGGGCTTGGCAGACCAGGTGGATCGGCTTTACATCCGGGACTAG
- a CDS encoding peptide-N4-(N-acetyl-beta-glucosaminyl)asparagine amidase A translates to MEATKEDLEQQRLLPDCEDQKAPIENEATPSSSSRRRRPPLVPLLLVIGIFSLLLLPTRTTVGCHKLPAAAVSTYNSTASPPDHSQSSVSLVPDIWAQNTVPKGKESPSSSSHMGRVISAIRNAASNALHKRQLGIPGLPGIPGLTTPRRPVLQCFEVSQPVLTPANSTRAGGAPCSALLMEHVFAFSYGKPFVGNYTPPNCDFNRVVMNFSVVSAGRQFDRLALMYLGDTEVWRTSTAEPTASPGIHWEYHRDMTQYLSLWKKPQTVIFDLGNLVNANYTASFNTTLTATFFKDDVKTATAPPADVIIPITALNYSRNEGTPLSVFLLPGMNASTTVKSFPRNANRAVLAIQANGQAAEEFWWSNLLQSDVATFNATNGMAPGMSPFREVAAMIDGKLAGFQWPFPVIFTGGVVPTLHRPVVGLQAFNLREHEIDITPWLPLLCDGNPHTFSFDVRGLLDDNGKSGTLSNNITSSWYITGKVFVWLDDEGSITTGSTPEIQGVDPSIDISQHAITRDQRGRNQTLTYNVAVKRDFTVKARVKTQKSSFESAWRQRLSYDNKNNVTNYGQDQVTRFGVLGSDTAFSDQKTIYGQDYNYPLAVDMRIQNSPQTGTMTLSAGMNQGMTFQIAGRSVFPDGLEAFAGTRNDKNFTASILSTFREGSATFQQTIIPGRPSTSTGSGNIRQEFSFGGNFERYPEIFNATAGIGSQPDVMLYYRNLTVANNAVTRDRETIAGRRNNEVSSATATAPSVDRNVVSEPAPDQVYFDAASSRDDFAAPRFPTAAKFGVGYGPFMERRWQ, encoded by the exons ATGGAGGCCACCAAAGAAGATCTAGAGCAACAAAGACTCTTGCCGGATTGTGAAGACCAGAAGGCACCAATCGAAAATGAGGCCACACCCAGTTCAAGCTCGCGTCGGAGACGACCGCCGCTGGTACCTCTTTTGCTGGTAATAGGGATATTCTCTTTATTACTGCTACCGACAAGAACTACTGTCGGATGTCACAAGCTGCCTGCAGCTGCAGTATCTACATACAATTCAACTGCATCACCACCGGACCACTCCCAGTCCAGTGTCTCGTTGGTTCCCGATATATGGGCACAAAACACGGTGCCAAAAGGCAAGGAGTCGCCTTCGTCGTCTTCACATATGGGGCGGGTAATTTCAGCTATTCGCAATGCTGCTTCAAACGCCCTCCACAAACGCCAACTTGGGATTCCAGGCCTCCCCGGGATTCCAGGGCTCACAACCCCGCGGCGGCCAGTGCTGCAATGCTTTGAGGTTTCCCAGCCGGTCCTCACTCCGGCGAATAGTACGCGAGCCGGCGGTGCGCCGTGCTCAGCTCTGCTCATGGAACACGTCTTTGCCTTCAGCTACGGCAAACCTTTTGTTGGAAACTACACGCCGCCCAACTGTGACTTCAACCGGGTAGTCATGAATTTCAGCGTGGTGTCGGCAGGGAGACAGTTCGACCGCCTTGCGCTTATGTACTTGGGTGACACAGAAGTCTGGCGGACATCGACGGCTGAGCCCACAGCCTCTCCAGGAATTCACTGGGAGTACCACAGGGATATGACGCAGTACCTATCTCTCTGGAAGAAGCCGCAGACGGTTATATTTGACCTAGGAAACCTGGTCAATGCCAACTATACAGCCTCCTTCAACACTACCTTGACGGCCACTTTCTTCAAGGATGACGTTAAGACGGCCACCGCCCCGCCTGCCGACGTGATCATCCCGATCACCGCACTCAACTATAGTAGGAATGAGGGTACGCCACTCAGCGTCTTCCTTCTTCCGGGAATGAATGCCAGCACCACTGTCAAGTCGTTCCCTCGCAATGCCAATCGTGCCGTGCTGGCGATCCAAGCCAACGGccaggcggcggaggagtTTTGGTGGTCGAACCTCCTACAGAGTGACGTGGCTACCTTCAACGCCACCAACGGCATGGCCCCGGGCATGAGCCCCTTCCGCGAGGTCGCCGCCATGATCGACGGGAAGCTTGCCGGCTTTCAATGGCCATTCCCTGTCATATTCACCGGAGGAGTGGTTCCAACACTTCACCGGCCAGTGGTTGGGCTACAAGCTTTTAACCTTCGCGAGCACGAGATTGACATTACGCCGTGGCTCCCACTCTTATGCGACGGAAATCCCCATACCTTTTCGTTTGACGTAAGAGGACTACTGGATGACAATGGTAAAAGCGGCACGTTGTCCAACAACATTACCAGCAGT TGGTATATCACCGGAAAAGTCTTTGTCTGGCTGGATGATGAGGGTTCCATCACCACAGGGAGCACCCCCGAGATCCAAGGCGTGGATCCCTCGATCGACATTTCGCAACACGCCATAACCCGGGACCAGCGAGGTCGAAACCAGACTTTGACGTACAACGTCGCTGTCAAGCGTGATTTTACCGTAAAGGCAAGGGTCAAGACGCAAAAGTCGAGCTTTGAATCCGCCTGGAGACAGCGCCTATCCTACGACAACAAGAACAACGTCACAAACTACGGCCAGGATCAAGTCACAAGATTTGGCGTCCTTGGATCCGACACTGCCTTTTCCGACCAGAAAACAATCTACGGCCAGGATTACAACTATCCACTGGCCGTCGACATGCGGATCCAAAACTCTCCGCAGACGGGCACCATGACGCTGAGCGCCGGCATGAACCAGGGCATGACGTTCCAGATCGCCGGCAGGTCCGTTTTCCCGGATGGGCTCGAGGCTTTTGCGGGGACGCGGAACGACAAGAACTTTACCGCAAGCATCCTCTCGACTTTCCGCGAAGGGTCGGCCACTTTCCAGCAGACCATCATCCCGGGCCGACCATCCACCTCCACCGGCTCCGGGAACATCAGGCAAGAATTTTCGTTTGGGGGTAATTTTGAACGGTACCCAGAAATATTCAACGCAACGGCGGGTATCGGTTCGCAGCCGGACGTGATGCTGTACTACCGGAACCTGACCGTCGCCAACAACGCTGTCACGCGTGATCGTGAGACGATTGCCGGTAGGAGGAACAACGAGGTCTCGTCTGCTACTGCTACTGCCCCGTCGGTGGATAGGAACGTCGTGTCTGAGCCTGCGCCGGATCAGGTCTATTTCGATGCTGCGTCGTCCAGGGATGACTTTGCCGCGCCGAGGTTCCCGACCGCTGCGAAGTTTGGTGTAGGATATGGGCCGTTCATGGAAAGGCGGTGGCAGTAG